Within Aspergillus oryzae RIB40 DNA, chromosome 2, the genomic segment TCCCCCCGGGCCTAATCCTCAGCGAGGATGGAGTGGAATAGGTGTGGAGTCAACCTCGAAGCTGTACGGAGAGCAAACCGAAAGACCATCTGGGAAGCTCAAAGATGCAAAAGTCGGCActgatttctcttcttctaaATCAAGCAGGGAACTAACGCATATGAAGGAACATTACGATATCGGACCGCCCACCGACACCCAATTTCCGACCAGATGGCCAGATGAGCAAGACATCCCCGGATGGCGTGCTTTCATGGAATCATACTATGCCAGAGGGCAAAGCTTTTGCCTTGACCTCATGGAAGCGTTGGAAATTGGCCTCGAGCTACCGAAAAACACCCTCCGTAGCATGTGCATCCCCGATGGAAGTGAGCTCCGACTACTCCACTATCCTGAGATACCGGCTGCAGAGCTACGAACGGGCGATACCGCTCGGATTTGGCCACATACTGACTTCGGGCTCATTACCTTGCTGTTCCAAGACGGTGTTGGGGGCTTGGAGGTCGAAGACCCTCTTCAACAAGGTCATTATATCGAGGTCGCTAGAGAACAACCCTACGAGATGATTGTCAATGTGAGCGCCACTTTTGAAAGATGGATGAATGGGGTAATCAAGGCGGCCGTGCACCGGGTGAACATTACGCCCGAGGGAAAGCACGTTGAGGATGCAGTTGTACCAGAACGATGGTCAGCTGCATACTTCTTCAAAGCACATAAGATGGCACATGCTGGTCCTTTACCGGCGTTTGTTACGCCGGAGAGACCCGCGTTGTATGAC encodes:
- a CDS encoding isopenicillin N synthase family dioxygenase (isopenicillin N synthase and related dioxygenases), whose amino-acid sequence is MLSDLPKIPTLDWADFAEGDTDQRLKLAQGLVQGFKRFGFVKLVNHGLSDELIQQLFAEVSRHSLLVKRFYRLPDELKQKAAHPPGPNPQRGWSGIGVESTSKLYGEQTERPSGKLKDAKVGTDFSSSKSSRELTHMKEHYDIGPPTDTQFPTRWPDEQDIPGWRAFMESYYARGQSFCLDLMEALEIGLELPKNTLRSMCIPDGSELRLLHYPEIPAAELRTGDTARIWPHTDFGLITLLFQDGVGGLEVEDPLQQGHYIEVAREQPYEMIVNVSATFERWMNGVIKAAVHRVNITPEGKHVEDAVVPERWSAAYFFKAHKMAHAGPLPAFVTPERPALYDDITALEFQKRRTDLVYTGQQLKVEEAA